The Ancylobacter sp. WKF20 genome contains a region encoding:
- a CDS encoding VWA domain-containing protein — protein MSAVTLTARGPAAGRLATLLAGRETLRVSLDAAAARFAARHGDPAGEVWSEGALALLTANAGAGALLAYARLGEGGGLGPSTLLAAAEGAMRVCRLAGGRAAEATLEACARLRPAGEAADFWAAFARLAEGAPDEVAPFAARAEQVWRPGQGAAFRHFVETGLKAAGRSAARRRAFFALEDPLALGLVARLGAALGLEDMDGQLRRVLLALWGGAPQLQALPPPPPGAAQRVNIAGSVLRLPAAWPALDAEGARHLYLASAVHAGAHLFFGNPRFAVGKDKPIQIALATLIEDARIEHLALRLYPGLRRLWAPYHRASAEDGPTVHALLARAARGLFDPAYRDPDALVEKAQALFGDAAGRLDDPAISREIGTRLANDIGQRRLRFDARGHVVEPAYRDDGLGLWDFSQVDPQVTAEVEMMVEAARIERREGEDGKPDAPPSPSAGRARPVSAAAEGVTLATYPEWDAQAGIERPDWVTVKAMPPVEGDTRALRRALDEAAPLRARIARLVMAAKLGRPSRLTRQSEGHELDIDAVIAEAIARRAGEVPELRVFRSSVLARRDLAVLVLIDISQSTRDRLAGGLSVLDVEKLAVALLAEALAGLGDRFALMGFASNGRGEVRVHPVKGFHEPWEAEGFARLAGLGSGLSTRLGAALRHAGAEIARVPSFRKLVLVLTDGEPSDIDASSADLAADARRAVLSLRARGIDSFGVTLAPAGVSGGGGAGREWPSGAESAAAIFGKAHVLPIHRIEDLPARLADLYFRLARR, from the coding sequence ATGTCTGCCGTGACGCTGACGGCGCGCGGGCCGGCCGCCGGGCGCCTCGCGACCCTGCTCGCCGGGCGCGAGACCTTGCGCGTCTCGCTGGATGCGGCGGCGGCGCGCTTTGCCGCCCGCCATGGTGATCCGGCGGGCGAGGTATGGTCCGAGGGGGCGCTGGCGCTGCTCACCGCCAATGCCGGGGCCGGGGCGCTGCTGGCCTATGCGCGCCTTGGCGAGGGGGGTGGCCTTGGTCCGTCCACCCTTCTCGCCGCTGCCGAGGGCGCGATGCGGGTCTGCCGGCTGGCCGGCGGGCGGGCGGCGGAAGCGACGCTGGAGGCGTGCGCGCGGCTGCGGCCGGCAGGCGAGGCGGCGGATTTCTGGGCCGCTTTCGCGCGGCTCGCGGAAGGCGCGCCCGATGAGGTCGCGCCGTTCGCGGCGCGGGCCGAGCAGGTGTGGCGGCCGGGGCAGGGCGCGGCCTTCCGGCATTTCGTCGAGACGGGGCTGAAGGCGGCCGGCCGCAGCGCGGCGCGTCGGCGGGCCTTCTTCGCGCTGGAGGACCCGCTGGCGCTCGGCCTCGTCGCCCGGCTTGGCGCGGCGCTGGGGCTTGAGGATATGGACGGCCAGCTGCGCCGCGTGCTCTTGGCGCTTTGGGGTGGGGCGCCGCAGCTTCAGGCCCTGCCACCGCCGCCGCCCGGCGCGGCGCAGCGGGTGAACATCGCCGGCTCCGTGCTGCGCCTACCCGCCGCGTGGCCGGCGCTCGACGCCGAGGGCGCGCGCCATCTCTATCTCGCCAGCGCGGTGCATGCCGGGGCGCATCTGTTCTTCGGCAATCCGCGCTTTGCCGTGGGCAAGGACAAGCCGATCCAGATCGCGCTGGCGACGCTCATTGAGGACGCGCGCATCGAGCATCTGGCGCTGCGGCTCTATCCGGGCCTGCGCCGGCTCTGGGCGCCCTATCACCGGGCGAGCGCCGAGGATGGGCCGACGGTTCACGCGCTGCTGGCGCGGGCGGCGCGCGGGCTGTTCGATCCGGCCTATCGCGATCCCGACGCGCTGGTGGAGAAGGCGCAGGCGCTGTTTGGCGATGCCGCGGGCCGGCTGGACGATCCCGCCATCAGCCGCGAGATCGGCACGCGGCTCGCCAATGATATCGGCCAGCGCCGCCTGCGCTTCGACGCGCGCGGCCATGTGGTCGAGCCGGCCTATCGCGATGACGGGCTGGGGCTGTGGGATTTTTCGCAGGTCGATCCGCAGGTGACGGCCGAGGTCGAGATGATGGTCGAGGCCGCGCGGATCGAGCGGCGGGAGGGCGAGGATGGCAAGCCCGACGCGCCGCCCTCGCCCTCGGCTGGGCGGGCGCGGCCGGTGAGCGCGGCGGCGGAGGGCGTCACGCTCGCCACCTATCCGGAATGGGACGCGCAGGCCGGCATCGAGCGGCCGGACTGGGTGACGGTGAAGGCCATGCCGCCGGTCGAGGGCGACACGCGGGCCCTGCGCCGGGCGCTGGACGAGGCCGCGCCGCTGCGCGCCCGCATCGCCCGGCTGGTCATGGCGGCGAAGCTCGGTCGCCCGAGCCGGCTGACGCGCCAGAGCGAGGGGCACGAACTCGACATCGACGCGGTGATCGCCGAGGCCATCGCCCGCCGGGCGGGGGAGGTGCCGGAGCTGCGGGTGTTCCGCTCGTCCGTGCTGGCCCGGCGCGATCTTGCCGTGCTGGTGCTGATCGACATCTCGCAGTCCACGCGTGATCGCCTCGCCGGCGGGCTCAGCGTGCTCGACGTGGAAAAGCTCGCCGTCGCTTTGCTGGCCGAGGCGCTGGCGGGGCTCGGCGACCGCTTCGCGCTGATGGGCTTCGCCTCAAACGGGCGCGGCGAGGTGCGGGTGCATCCCGTGAAGGGCTTTCACGAGCCGTGGGAGGCGGAAGGCTTTGCCCGGCTCGCCGGTCTCGGTTCGGGCCTGTCCACAAGGCTCGGCGCCGCGCTGCGCCATGCCGGGGCGGAGATCGCGCGCGTGCCCAGCTTCCGCAAGCTGGTGCTGGTGCTCACTGATGGCGAGCCGTCCGACATCGACGCGAGCTCCGCCGACCTCGCCGCCGATGCCCGCCGGGCGGTGCTGTCGCTGCGCGCGCGCGGCATCGACAGTTTCGGCGTGACGCTGGCGCCCGCGGGGGTGAGTGGGGGCGGGGGCGCCGGGCGTGAATGGCCCTCCGGGGCGGAGAGCGCGGCGGCGATCTTCGGCAAGGCGCATGTGCTGCCGATCCACCGCATCGAAGATCTGCCCGCGCGCCTCGCCGACCTCTATTTCCGCCTCGCTCGGCGGTAG
- a CDS encoding CbbQ/NirQ/NorQ/GpvN family protein, with protein MPTDAAVHPLALFRLAAEPYYRPMADEIAIFEAAFAHRLPVMLKGPTGCGKTRFVEYMAWRLARPLVTVAAHEDMTAADLAGRFLLNPEGTVWQDGPLTLAVRHGGLCYLDEIVEARQDTTVVIHPLTDARRVLPLEKRGELIAAHADFQLVISYNPGYQSAVKDLKESTKQRFIAIDFDYPSAPLEVEIVAREAGVDEGLAQVLVAIAAASRRLRGQGLDEGASTRMLIHAGRLACAGVPLEAAVNAAIVLPITDDADVRAALRAAISACLP; from the coding sequence ATGCCGACCGATGCCGCCGTCCATCCCCTCGCGCTGTTCCGTCTCGCCGCCGAGCCCTATTACCGGCCGATGGCGGACGAGATCGCCATCTTCGAGGCCGCCTTCGCCCATCGCCTGCCGGTGATGCTGAAAGGCCCGACCGGTTGCGGCAAGACGCGCTTTGTCGAGTACATGGCCTGGCGGCTCGCCCGCCCGCTGGTCACCGTCGCCGCGCATGAGGACATGACGGCGGCCGATCTTGCCGGGCGCTTCCTGCTCAATCCCGAAGGCACGGTCTGGCAGGACGGGCCGCTGACGCTGGCGGTGCGCCATGGCGGGCTGTGCTATCTCGACGAGATCGTCGAGGCGCGGCAGGACACCACCGTCGTCATCCACCCGCTGACCGATGCGCGGCGCGTGCTGCCGCTGGAAAAGCGCGGCGAGCTGATCGCCGCCCATGCCGATTTCCAGCTCGTGATCTCCTACAACCCCGGCTACCAGAGCGCGGTGAAGGATTTGAAGGAGTCCACCAAGCAGCGCTTCATCGCCATCGACTTCGACTATCCCTCAGCGCCGCTGGAGGTCGAGATCGTCGCCCGCGAGGCGGGGGTGGACGAGGGGCTGGCGCAGGTGCTGGTGGCCATCGCCGCCGCCTCGCGCCGGCTGCGCGGGCAGGGGCTGGATGAGGGTGCCTCCACCCGCATGCTGATCCATGCCGGGCGGCTCGCTTGCGCCGGCGTGCCGCTGGAGGCGGCGGTGAACGCGGCGATCGTGCTGCCCATCACCGATGATGCGGATGTGCGCGCGGCGCTGCGCGCGGCGATTTCCGCATGTCTGCCGTGA